The Desulfobacterales bacterium DNA segment GCTTTCCTTCATTCCATTGCGAAACCGGCCTTAAATAACCGACTACCCGGCTGTAGACCTCACATTTTTGATAATTTGTCAAAATGGGATTTTTTTCATGGCAGGCATCGCACTTGGTAAAATACTGCTCCGGTTGGGGTTCGTATACTGCGCCGCCTAAAACCATAAAACCTTCCGGCACCAGGGATACGTCAACTTTTACATCACGACTGCAATCGTGGCATTTACCCTCAAAACCGATAACGGACTTGTCGGGATTTTCGTCAAACAGTTTGTGTAATTTTTCTGCATCAATCATAACTTTTCCCCTCCTTCAGCTAATGGCAACGCAAGCTTTCTGATGATGAAGTTGAATGGGTTGCACGGTGCAATTGCGATCTGATCCAAATTAGAACGACCTGTCTTTTGGGCAAAACGCCTCACAAAATTTTCGATAAGACTAAAAAAATGAATATAAGAAACAACCAAGTTATATATAAGTAATACAACATATCCTACTCGTCAAGAATAAAAATACAATATATAGTACTTAAGGCCGACATCCAGCGGTTTCAGGGAGGCATTCCAATGGGAAAAAATGAATCGGAAAATATTTATAAAAACGGCGATAATCTATTGGGAAGGGAGTGATGGTATCCGGGAGGGAACTCTGGCAGCCGCCGCTTAAAACTCCCAGCGACGACTGCCAGAGCGTGTTGTTCATAACAAACTATTTATCTGATCCATACTTA contains these protein-coding regions:
- the nrdD gene encoding anaerobic ribonucleoside-triphosphate reductase, whose product is MIDAEKLHKLFDENPDKSVIGFEGKCHDCSRDVKVDVSLVPEGFMVLGGAVYEPQPEQYFTKCDACHEKNPILTNYQKCEVYSRVVGYLRPVSQWNEGKQAEFNNRKTFDIAK